In one Spirosoma rigui genomic region, the following are encoded:
- a CDS encoding riboflavin synthase has protein sequence MFTGIIETTGLVSGIEAEGTNLTFRMESALASELKIDQSVSHNGVCLTVTSVADGSYTVTAVDETLRKTNLGQVKPGDRVNLERCMPATGRFDGHIVQGHVDQTGICTGVQDMNGSWLYDFRYDVDAADNVTVEKGSICINGVSLTVFNSEPNQFRVTIIPYTYEHTNFRELKAGDTVNLEFDIVGKYIKKMLAGYR, from the coding sequence ATGTTCACCGGAATTATTGAAACCACCGGCCTGGTGTCGGGTATTGAGGCAGAAGGTACCAACCTGACCTTCCGAATGGAGTCGGCGCTGGCCTCCGAACTAAAAATAGACCAGAGTGTCAGCCACAACGGAGTCTGTCTGACCGTAACGAGCGTTGCCGACGGTAGCTACACGGTAACGGCGGTCGATGAAACACTTCGTAAAACAAACCTCGGGCAGGTCAAACCCGGCGACCGGGTTAATCTGGAACGCTGCATGCCCGCTACGGGTCGCTTCGACGGTCATATCGTACAGGGCCACGTCGACCAGACCGGTATCTGTACCGGAGTGCAGGATATGAACGGCAGTTGGCTGTATGATTTCCGGTACGATGTCGATGCGGCTGACAACGTAACGGTCGAAAAAGGGTCTATTTGTATCAACGGGGTCAGTTTGACCGTTTTCAATTCGGAGCCTAACCAGTTTCGGGTCACCATCATCCCATATACGTACGAACATACCAATTTCAGGGAGTTAAAAGCAGGCGATACTGTAAATCTGGAATTCGATATTGTTGGGAAATACATTAAAAAAATGCTGGCCGGATACCGGTAA
- a CDS encoding class I SAM-dependent DNA methyltransferase — MIGRSDEYEKMYRLEGQLWWYRILHERVDAVLRRHFGTQRDIQLLDAGCGTGGLLRFLQQRGYTRLRGIDGSADAVAFCQARDLPVVFLNLNHLDQFEPETTYDVIVCNDVFCYFDDTNLIPLVNQLVRRLRPNGILITNNNAFNVFRGQHDRAVGSMRRFVQKDLEQLLIPAGLQIRTATYWSLLLSPLILLMRQWQDWQLRRGWRALEEAESDVYMPPAWLNETLYRIVRAEQTVFARTPFGSSLFITAGK; from the coding sequence ATGATTGGTCGCTCGGATGAATACGAAAAAATGTACCGGCTCGAAGGGCAGTTATGGTGGTACCGTATCCTGCACGAGCGGGTCGATGCGGTGTTGCGCCGGCACTTCGGTACCCAGCGGGACATTCAGCTGCTGGACGCGGGCTGCGGCACGGGTGGCCTGTTGCGCTTTCTGCAACAGCGTGGGTATACCCGGTTGCGCGGTATCGACGGGTCGGCCGATGCGGTGGCGTTCTGTCAGGCCCGCGACCTGCCCGTCGTTTTCCTGAACCTGAATCACCTGGACCAGTTTGAGCCGGAGACAACGTACGATGTTATCGTGTGCAATGATGTATTCTGCTACTTCGACGATACCAATCTGATTCCCCTGGTCAACCAGCTGGTTCGGCGACTGCGGCCCAACGGCATACTGATCACCAATAATAACGCGTTCAATGTGTTCCGGGGCCAGCATGATCGGGCGGTTGGCAGCATGCGCCGGTTCGTCCAGAAAGATCTGGAACAGCTGCTGATCCCAGCGGGGCTGCAGATTCGCACTGCTACCTACTGGAGTCTGCTGCTGTCGCCCTTGATTCTGTTGATGCGGCAGTGGCAGGACTGGCAGTTACGCCGGGGCTGGCGAGCGCTGGAAGAGGCCGAGTCGGACGTGTATATGCCGCCCGCCTGGCTCAACGAAACGCTTTATCGCATCGTACGGGCCGAACAAACGGTATTCGCCCGAACCCCCTTCGGCAGTTCGCTGTTTATAACAGCCGGTAAGTAG
- the miaA gene encoding tRNA (adenosine(37)-N6)-dimethylallyltransferase MiaA — MKTLLVIAGPTAVGKTSLCVQLAKQLRTDVVSADSRQLYRELTIGTAKPTPAEMDGVPHHFIDSHSIHDPVNAGRYERECLAVLAELFQSKDVVILSGGTGLYINAVCFGLDELPPVDPALRQQLLDRFQQEGLSVLQAELRQLDPVYAETADLQNPIRVTRALEVCLSSGEPYSSFRRQQAIERPFQSIMVALERPRDELYTRIDARMDAMLSAGLIGEVHTLLPYRALPTLQTVGYQEVFPYLDGVYDEEEMIRLLKRNSRRYAKRQLTWFRNQGNYQWFGANDAEGILKKWMKQAV; from the coding sequence TTGAAAACATTACTTGTCATAGCCGGGCCAACGGCCGTTGGCAAAACCAGTCTCTGCGTTCAGCTGGCCAAACAACTCCGAACCGATGTTGTCTCGGCCGACTCCCGCCAGTTATACCGCGAACTGACTATTGGTACGGCAAAACCCACCCCCGCCGAAATGGACGGGGTACCGCACCATTTTATCGATTCGCATAGCATTCACGATCCGGTCAACGCCGGACGCTACGAACGGGAATGCCTGGCGGTGTTAGCTGAGTTATTTCAGAGCAAGGATGTTGTTATTCTTTCGGGTGGGACGGGCCTGTACATTAATGCCGTCTGTTTCGGTCTGGATGAGTTGCCACCCGTTGATCCGGCCTTGCGGCAGCAGCTACTAGACCGGTTTCAGCAGGAAGGCCTGTCGGTGCTTCAGGCTGAATTACGCCAACTCGACCCCGTCTACGCCGAAACCGCCGATCTGCAAAATCCAATCCGGGTGACGCGGGCGCTGGAGGTATGCCTGTCGTCTGGGGAACCCTATTCGTCGTTTCGGCGGCAGCAGGCGATTGAACGCCCGTTCCAGTCGATTATGGTTGCCCTGGAACGGCCCCGTGATGAATTATACACCCGCATTGATGCGCGGATGGATGCCATGTTGTCGGCGGGTTTGATCGGCGAGGTACATACGCTCCTGCCCTACCGCGCCCTTCCCACCCTGCAAACGGTGGGGTATCAGGAAGTCTTTCCTTATTTGGACGGGGTCTATGACGAAGAAGAAATGATCAGGCTGCTCAAGCGAAACTCCCGCCGGTATGCCAAGCGCCAGTTGACCTGGTTTCGTAACCAGGGCAATTACCAGTGGTTTGGCGCGAACGACGCGGAAGGGATTCTAAAAAAATGGATGAAGCAGGCGGTATGA
- a CDS encoding winged helix-turn-helix transcriptional regulator → MNGQSRTHTIVDNSQVVLKKTLDIICGKWRLYIIFQLGKEFRRYGELRRMIPDVSEKVLVQELKALAALGVVEKRSYNEVPPRVEYGLTPKGLHILPTLLELTTIGEVFLEP, encoded by the coding sequence ATGAACGGACAGTCTCGAACGCATACCATCGTTGATAACTCCCAGGTAGTGCTCAAAAAGACACTGGATATTATTTGTGGAAAGTGGCGTTTATATATCATCTTTCAGTTAGGCAAAGAATTTCGTCGGTATGGTGAATTAAGGCGTATGATTCCCGACGTCAGTGAGAAAGTTTTGGTGCAGGAACTCAAAGCCTTGGCCGCGCTCGGCGTCGTTGAAAAGCGGTCATACAACGAAGTGCCGCCCCGGGTTGAATACGGACTGACACCCAAAGGTCTTCATATACTACCTACTCTATTAGAGTTGACAACTATAGGGGAAGTATTTCTTGAGCCGTAA
- a CDS encoding PASTA domain-containing protein — protein MAKISTRSFTDLLIHIGIIIALVTALFLAFFFVYLPYTTNHGQTITVPDVTRLSLDELQNILDDRNLRYEVSDCTFVAGAQPLTVIQQYPRANMKVKEGRKIYITITRRVAPMVPMPQLVSLTFRSAELNLRSMGLEVGDKDYVPDVAKNAVLRQLYNGKEIAVGTPVPKGAKIDLEIGDGLGNTMFDIPDVVGLQIDEAEAAIRGSNLKIGTKIPVDDPEKEVGTVVRQRPEARSGERIRVGETMDLWVVGPVDPDR, from the coding sequence ATGGCTAAGATCAGCACCCGATCCTTTACTGACCTGCTGATTCATATTGGCATCATCATCGCCCTGGTAACTGCGTTATTTCTGGCTTTTTTCTTCGTTTATCTGCCCTATACCACCAACCACGGGCAGACCATTACGGTGCCCGATGTGACGCGTCTGAGCCTCGATGAACTGCAGAATATCCTGGATGACCGCAACCTGCGTTATGAAGTGAGCGACTGCACCTTTGTGGCTGGTGCCCAGCCGCTGACGGTTATCCAGCAGTACCCGCGCGCCAATATGAAGGTGAAGGAAGGCCGGAAAATCTACATCACCATCACGCGCCGGGTGGCTCCTATGGTACCCATGCCGCAACTGGTTAGCCTGACGTTTCGCAGTGCCGAACTGAACCTGCGTTCGATGGGACTTGAGGTGGGCGACAAGGATTATGTACCCGATGTAGCCAAGAACGCCGTACTGCGCCAACTCTACAATGGCAAGGAAATTGCAGTCGGTACGCCGGTGCCCAAGGGTGCCAAAATTGACCTCGAAATTGGCGACGGGCTGGGAAATACGATGTTCGATATTCCCGACGTTGTAGGATTGCAGATTGACGAAGCCGAAGCGGCTATCCGTGGCTCCAACCTGAAAATAGGCACTAAAATCCCCGTCGACGATCCCGAAAAAGAAGTGGGTACGGTGGTTCGGCAACGGCCCGAAGCCCGGTCGGGCGAGCGGATTCGGGTGGGCGAAACGATGGATTTGTGGGTAGTAGGACCGGTTGACCCGGATCGATAA
- a CDS encoding glycosyltransferase family 2 protein, with translation MKLSVVIPVYNSEGTIARLVERLHVCLGDWDFEIVLVNDGSVDGSEQVCQQLADTHDTVQFISLRRNFGEFNAVLCGLTHARGQYTAIIDDDFQNPPESILTLLKTAERGQFDVVYSRYAEKKHHWFRNVGSWLVNALTTYSLGKPRGLYLSSFKLIRREVVDEIIAYTGPYPYIDGLIFRVTRNIGSVEVPHNPRSEGQSNYTLRKLIALFLNVFIGYSLWPIRIFTVAGAVMFGLGLVTGLILLAGELAGAFTVSGLGLIGWGIGTGLGLQLLFMGVLGEYLGKLFMAHSGLPAYVEKRRKERVTD, from the coding sequence CTGAAGCTGTCCGTCGTGATACCCGTCTATAACAGCGAAGGCACCATTGCCCGGCTCGTTGAGCGGCTGCACGTGTGTCTGGGCGACTGGGATTTTGAGATTGTGCTTGTCAATGATGGTAGTGTTGATGGATCAGAGCAGGTTTGCCAGCAACTGGCCGACACGCATGATACCGTACAGTTCATCTCCCTCCGCCGGAATTTCGGGGAGTTCAATGCCGTCCTTTGCGGTCTGACGCACGCTCGCGGGCAATATACGGCCATCATCGACGATGATTTTCAGAACCCGCCTGAGTCTATTCTGACCCTGCTGAAAACGGCCGAGCGTGGGCAGTTCGATGTTGTCTATAGCCGCTACGCCGAAAAAAAACACCATTGGTTCCGAAATGTGGGCAGCTGGCTGGTCAACGCCCTGACGACCTACTCCCTTGGGAAACCCCGTGGGCTGTACCTGTCGAGCTTCAAGCTTATCCGGCGTGAGGTTGTCGATGAGATCATTGCCTATACCGGACCGTATCCTTACATCGACGGGCTCATTTTCCGGGTCACGCGCAACATCGGCAGCGTAGAGGTACCCCATAATCCCCGTTCGGAAGGACAGTCAAATTACACCCTTCGGAAACTAATTGCCTTGTTTCTGAACGTATTCATCGGCTACTCGCTCTGGCCAATCCGAATCTTCACGGTGGCGGGCGCGGTTATGTTCGGGCTGGGCCTGGTAACCGGGCTTATACTGTTGGCTGGCGAACTGGCAGGGGCGTTCACGGTGTCGGGGCTGGGGCTGATTGGCTGGGGTATTGGAACGGGGCTGGGGTTGCAATTACTGTTTATGGGCGTTCTTGGTGAATACCTCGGTAAATTATTCATGGCACATAGCGGATTACCGGCCTATGTGGAAAAACGCCGGAAAGAGCGGGTTACCGACTAG
- a CDS encoding rhodanese-like domain-containing protein, with amino-acid sequence MDITVQELKERLEKGEKLNLIDVREPNEYEADNIGATLIPLGDLPYELDQLDGLQDEEVIVHCRSGKRSEMAQQILEQNGFNNVRNVIGGMLAYRAQ; translated from the coding sequence ATGGATATTACCGTACAGGAGTTAAAAGAGCGTCTCGAAAAAGGCGAGAAACTGAACCTGATCGATGTTCGCGAGCCGAACGAATACGAAGCCGACAACATTGGCGCTACGCTGATTCCGCTGGGCGATCTGCCCTACGAACTGGACCAACTCGATGGCTTGCAGGATGAAGAAGTGATCGTGCACTGCCGCTCGGGTAAGCGTAGTGAAATGGCGCAGCAGATTCTGGAGCAAAACGGGTTCAACAATGTCCGTAATGTAATTGGTGGTATGCTGGCCTACCGCGCACAGTAG
- a CDS encoding outer membrane beta-barrel protein, translating into MTTFSQLSLAALLFVSATAATAQSTAPGIEFGIKGGATFTHGFTNIPGQTIREGVQVPALENKSDGIGYGYSGGLWARKNFNSFFVQAEVTYNRFVLKQKTNVTLDVNANAAIANALPISVAPGLVNATLDVTSESILEAIDVPILFGKRFMDGRLRAYAGPNFIFVQKAEAKRVNSGRINGNAAIGFPETAIPPTSGTTNLLNKYEAGSLEVKDFTYALELGAGFSPINKLDVDVRYAVPVGGVYKDSNITGFLGIATVSLAYRLF; encoded by the coding sequence ATGACAACATTCAGTCAACTTTCTCTGGCCGCGCTGCTGTTCGTAAGTGCTACGGCTGCTACGGCCCAGTCTACAGCGCCGGGTATTGAGTTCGGTATCAAAGGCGGTGCCACGTTCACCCACGGCTTTACCAACATTCCGGGTCAAACAATCCGGGAAGGCGTTCAGGTGCCTGCCCTTGAAAACAAAAGTGACGGCATCGGCTATGGCTACTCGGGTGGCTTGTGGGCCCGCAAGAACTTCAACTCGTTCTTCGTGCAGGCCGAGGTTACCTACAATCGCTTCGTTCTGAAACAGAAAACCAACGTCACGCTGGACGTTAATGCGAACGCTGCCATTGCCAATGCGTTGCCAATCAGCGTAGCGCCGGGCCTGGTCAACGCTACCCTCGACGTCACGTCGGAATCGATCCTGGAAGCAATTGACGTCCCCATCCTTTTCGGCAAACGGTTCATGGATGGTCGGCTGCGGGCGTATGCCGGGCCTAACTTCATTTTCGTTCAGAAAGCCGAAGCCAAACGGGTCAACAGCGGCCGGATCAATGGCAACGCAGCCATTGGCTTTCCCGAAACGGCCATTCCACCCACGAGCGGTACTACAAACCTGCTCAATAAGTACGAAGCGGGCAGCCTTGAAGTAAAAGACTTTACCTACGCGCTGGAACTTGGTGCGGGCTTCTCCCCCATCAACAAACTGGATGTCGATGTACGGTACGCGGTGCCGGTGGGAGGTGTGTATAAAGACAGCAACATAACCGGGTTTCTGGGTATTGCCACGGTTTCACTCGCCTACCGGCTTTTCTAA
- a CDS encoding T9SS type A sorting domain-containing protein, giving the protein MTLALPDRSYGKAARHFLGNVVLLLYCCFSLPARAQTPLTLPFFDDFSTNARTGIAGVDQPDPNRWQPGSGVYLNNTMSINHPTVGMASFDGLAANGLPYVRNNQFAQGYTDTLASRPINLAGLVAADSVYLSFYWQIRGLGELPDAGDSLTVQFLDRTGVWRTVWTVEGGLPNNNFPQAFIPIRSATYLHGAFAFRFRSYGRSSGPFDTWNIDYVYLNRGRSVNDRFVKDVAVRQPLSPFLKRYTAMPLAQYRVNPAAETADSVTTDINNLFNNFNFTTFRFSVRDEVSGRSIQEDPQTNTTLIPSLSSQRKSARPAPVTNLGTATRAVLRYKVDLLTTDDQNPSIPGVNLRRNDTISAQAVLDDYYAYDDGSWEFGLQIGPRERVAVRYILNKPDAISGVRAVIVPFRTNQTGQPFVLSVFNNRNGVPGTAIYQKSFTTQYAPYRNGFVEFKFDQSIAVQDTFYVGYQQISTSDTTFLRLGVDKNSPFSRQIFYSGGTDWAQNGVSDALNVQGAFMLRPVMGGTVSGVVTATPEPEPLIPLVAYPNPTTGIIRWDSNRLSRLEVMSAGGRLLYGLEPGRGQQSTDLSYLPDGVYLLRLIEKERVVVQKLLISR; this is encoded by the coding sequence ATGACACTTGCTTTACCTGATCGGTCGTACGGAAAGGCGGCCCGGCATTTTCTGGGCAACGTAGTACTTCTGTTGTACTGCTGCTTTAGTTTGCCCGCACGGGCGCAAACACCGCTTACTCTGCCGTTTTTCGACGATTTCTCCACTAACGCCCGGACAGGTATTGCCGGGGTCGACCAGCCCGACCCCAACCGCTGGCAACCCGGCAGCGGGGTATACCTGAACAATACCATGTCCATTAACCACCCGACGGTTGGTATGGCATCGTTCGACGGGCTGGCCGCCAACGGGCTTCCTTACGTGCGCAATAATCAGTTTGCCCAGGGCTACACCGATACGCTGGCCTCACGCCCCATCAATCTGGCGGGGCTGGTGGCTGCCGATTCGGTCTACCTGAGCTTCTACTGGCAGATTCGGGGGCTGGGCGAGCTACCCGACGCGGGCGATTCCCTGACGGTTCAGTTTCTGGACCGCACCGGTGTCTGGCGAACGGTCTGGACCGTTGAAGGCGGACTCCCGAACAATAACTTCCCGCAGGCGTTCATCCCCATCCGGTCGGCAACGTACCTGCACGGCGCATTTGCCTTCCGGTTCCGGTCCTACGGGCGCAGTTCGGGACCGTTCGATACATGGAATATCGATTACGTTTACCTGAACCGGGGCCGGTCGGTCAATGATCGTTTTGTAAAAGACGTTGCCGTTCGTCAACCACTCAGTCCATTCCTGAAACGGTATACGGCCATGCCACTGGCGCAATACCGGGTCAATCCGGCGGCCGAAACGGCCGATTCGGTCACGACCGATATCAACAATCTGTTCAACAACTTTAACTTCACTACGTTCCGGTTCTCGGTGCGCGATGAGGTATCGGGACGTAGTATACAGGAAGATCCCCAAACCAACACAACGCTTATCCCTTCGCTGAGCTCGCAGCGCAAAAGCGCTCGTCCCGCACCCGTTACCAACCTGGGAACGGCCACTCGGGCGGTGCTCCGCTACAAAGTGGATCTGCTCACCACCGACGATCAAAATCCATCCATTCCCGGCGTGAACCTGCGCCGGAACGATACTATCTCGGCGCAGGCTGTACTCGATGATTACTACGCCTATGACGATGGCTCGTGGGAGTTTGGGTTGCAGATTGGCCCCCGGGAGCGGGTAGCTGTACGGTATATTCTGAACAAGCCCGACGCGATTTCGGGCGTCCGGGCGGTGATTGTGCCGTTTCGTACCAACCAGACCGGCCAGCCGTTTGTGCTGAGCGTATTCAATAATCGAAACGGAGTGCCGGGTACGGCTATATACCAGAAATCGTTCACGACCCAGTATGCTCCTTACCGAAATGGGTTTGTCGAGTTCAAATTCGATCAGAGCATTGCTGTACAGGATACGTTTTATGTGGGCTATCAGCAGATCAGTACCAGCGACACAACCTTTTTGCGGCTGGGCGTGGACAAGAATAGTCCTTTTAGCCGTCAGATTTTTTACAGCGGAGGTACCGACTGGGCGCAGAATGGTGTGTCTGACGCACTGAATGTGCAGGGCGCCTTCATGCTACGGCCCGTGATGGGCGGTACCGTGTCGGGTGTTGTCACGGCCACCCCCGAACCCGAGCCGCTAATTCCTTTAGTAGCCTATCCGAACCCAACGACTGGTATTATTCGTTGGGATAGCAACCGGCTGAGCCGGCTGGAAGTGATGAGCGCTGGCGGTCGGCTGTTGTATGGCCTTGAACCCGGACGGGGCCAGCAATCGACCGATCTGAGTTACCTGCCCGATGGAGTTTACCTGCTGCGGCTCATTGAGAAGGAGCGGGTGGTGGTTCAGAAACTCCTTATCAGCCGCTGA